The nucleotide sequence GTGATGTTAATTTTGCCAAGCGCACTTGCTCCATATGCTAAACAAGATAGTTGGTTAGCAATAATTATCATAGGAATTATTGGTTTATTAACTGGATACATAGTTGTTTTATTAGGAAACAAGTTTCCTAATAAAACTATTATTGGTTATAGTCCATTAATTGTTGGTAAATTTTTAAGTAAAATAGTTAGTTTGATTTATATATTATTTTTTATTCATATTACAGCTGTGATTATCAGAGAGTTTGGTGAAGTTTTAAATGTAACATTTCTAAAAAATACTCCATTAGAAATCATATTGATTTCAACTATTTTAGTTTTAGCTTCAGCTGTCAGGAATGGAATTGAAGTTATTTCAAGAGTTAACGAGTTAATTTTACCAGTGATGATTGGGATTATAATTATTATTTATTTTCTTATTTTACCAGATTTAAACTTTGCTAAATTAAAACCTGTATTAGCAAATGGAATAATGCCAATTTTAAAAGGAGCATATCCAACTTCACTTTTTTTAACTGAAACATTTGTATTAATTACTATTTTGCCGGCTATTAATAAGTCTAAAGAAGCATTAAGCTCAACTTTTAAAGCAGTTTTAATTGTAACTTTTTTAGGTTTAATAATGATGGTTGAAATTGTTGCTTTATATGGTGGTGATCAAAGTGCTACCTTACAGTATCCTATGCTGTCTTTAGTGCAATATATTAGTCTGTTTGGTTTTGTAGAAAATATAGATGCTTTAATAGTAGTAATGTGGATTGGAGGAGGGTTTATTAAAATTGCTATTTTTTATTATTGTTTAGTAATTAATATCGCGGAAACTTTTAAATTAAAGAGTTATAAATCAGTAGTATTACCAACAGGTATCATATTAATTACTTTTTCTTTAATGCTTTTTGAAAATATCACTCAATTAGGAACAATAGTCACAGAAATTTTACCACCATATTATTTAGTATTAAAGATAGGAATTCCTTTATTACTATTAATGATTGCTACATTTCGTGGAAGTAAAGAAAGTAAACACAATTAGATTATTTTTAATTTTTATATAAGAGGTGAAAATATGGAACATTTATCGGAGATAGTAATTGGAATATTAATGGGAACTATAGCTAGAATAATTATGCTTAAAGAAGATTATCGTCAATATCCTAGCTTTCCTGATGCTTTTTTAATACATATAACTATTGGTTTTGTGGCTGCCGCTTTAGGTGCAGTGGCTTTACCTGCTTTATTGGAAAATAATTTTGTAGCAGTTACTTTTTTAGTTTTAGCTATTCAACAGTTTAGAGACGTAAGAAAGATAGAGAAGAATGACTTATTAGCATTAGAAAATGTAGAATTAGTTAAAAGAGGAGAGGCTTATATTAATGGAATAGCTAAGAGCTTTGAAGCCAGAAACTATATAGTAATTATTACATCTTTAGTAACTACTGGAACTTTAGAGTTTATGAAGACATCATATCCTATCTTAGAAATAGGATTAGCAGTTATTTTAGGGATAATGACACCTTATTTAATAGATAAATGGACAAAAGATCAAGTAGTTGGTGATGTAGCAGAAGTAAAAAAAGTGACTTTAAAGTTTGATGGTCATAATCTATTAGTAGATGGACAATATATATCTAACCAAGCATTAGATAATGCTAAAGACCGGATTTTAGAGGAAGGAATTGGAGTAGTAATTAAGCCTTATAATCATGCTGGAGATATTAGTTTAGCTAATTATGGTCAAAGACAAGCAATTGCTCATGAAGCAGCACGAATTTTAGGGGTTAAACGTTATATAGAAACCCGTAGAAACTTTAATACCGGTGAAG is from Selenihalanaerobacter shriftii and encodes:
- a CDS encoding GerAB/ArcD/ProY family transporter — protein: MLEKGKVSGRQLEWLLIMSMLPTVMLILPSALAPYAKQDSWLAIIIIGIIGLLTGYIVVLLGNKFPNKTIIGYSPLIVGKFLSKIVSLIYILFFIHITAVIIREFGEVLNVTFLKNTPLEIILISTILVLASAVRNGIEVISRVNELILPVMIGIIIIIYFLILPDLNFAKLKPVLANGIMPILKGAYPTSLFLTETFVLITILPAINKSKEALSSTFKAVLIVTFLGLIMMVEIVALYGGDQSATLQYPMLSLVQYISLFGFVENIDALIVVMWIGGGFIKIAIFYYCLVINIAETFKLKSYKSVVLPTGIILITFSLMLFENITQLGTIVTEILPPYYLVLKIGIPLLLLMIATFRGSKESKHN
- a CDS encoding YIEGIA domain-containing protein; the protein is MEHLSEIVIGILMGTIARIIMLKEDYRQYPSFPDAFLIHITIGFVAAALGAVALPALLENNFVAVTFLVLAIQQFRDVRKIEKNDLLALENVELVKRGEAYINGIAKSFEARNYIVIITSLVTTGTLEFMKTSYPILEIGLAVILGIMTPYLIDKWTKDQVVGDVAEVKKVTLKFDGHNLLVDGQYISNQALDNAKDRILEEGIGVVIKPYNHAGDISLANYGQRQAIAHEAARILGVKRYIETRRNFNTGEVIMMIVPMRKDVEALLKVIKQVPLLESTKREKHIQIGAD